The following coding sequences lie in one Primulina huaijiensis isolate GDHJ02 chromosome 2, ASM1229523v2, whole genome shotgun sequence genomic window:
- the LOC140958994 gene encoding uncharacterized protein, whose protein sequence is MGLSASKRVRRHLQASPQFSSACDSVYANCLSLSQHAFAGIKPYQLCSAVEQLHHVLSHSLPLISKWVPHPPDRERVDQAFRSVIRSRGSGSTAGQEEDAVLDEAEFEELASEVFAECVASKMERETLKKVAVGVVGIGGVGAVVKPGNGVLVAAIAAYALGIGIDLYLSFGSPNVSKEGRR, encoded by the exons ATGGGGCTCTCAGCTTCGAAACGAGTTCGAAGACACCTCCAAGCCTCACCCCAATTCAGCTCAGCCTGCGACTCGGTCTACGCCAACTGCCTCTCCCTGAGCCAACACGCCTTCGCCGGAATTAAACCCTACCAGCTTTGCTCCGCCGTAGAGCAGCTCCACCACGTTTTATCCCACTCCCTGCCCCTAATCTCGAAGTGGGTCCCACACCCTCCGGACCGGGAACGAGTGGACCAGGCTTTCAGATCCGTGATTCGTTCTCGTGGGTCTGGTTCGACGGCGGGTCAGGAGGAGGACGCGGTGCTGGATGAGGCGGAGTTCGAGGAATTAGCGTCGGAGGTGTTTGCGGAATGTGTCGCGTCGAAAATGGAGAGAGAGACGTTGAAGAAAGTCGCTGTTGGAGTGGTGGGGATTGGTGGCGTGGGTGCGGTGGTGAAGCCAGGTAATGGTGTTTTGGTGGCGGCGATTGCTGCCTACGCTCTTGGTATTGGGATTGATCTTTATCTAAG TTTTGGATCCCCAAATGTTTCCAAAGAAGGAAGAAGATAA